One Corynebacterium yudongzhengii DNA window includes the following coding sequences:
- the atpB gene encoding F0F1 ATP synthase subunit A, translating into MRGEFHPPELDPEFFPGEYYGDMLFADFANGWFALDRLMLIRLVMAAVLIIIFMLAFRNPKLIPSGLQNVVEMAVDFVRLHIAEDILGKKEGRRFLPIIAAIFFTVLFMNIPAVIPGMNISPNSRIGMPIVLAVAGYIAFIYAGSKRYGFGKYVKSSVVIPNLPPLLHILVVPIEIFSTFILRPVTLALRLMANFLAGHIILVLLFSATNFFFWQLNGWTAMAGVTTIAAILFTLYECIIIFLQAYIFALLVSVYIELSLHADSH; encoded by the coding sequence ATGAGGGGCGAATTCCATCCGCCCGAACTGGACCCAGAATTTTTTCCCGGGGAATATTACGGCGACATGCTGTTCGCGGATTTCGCGAACGGCTGGTTCGCGCTGGATCGATTGATGCTCATCCGCCTGGTCATGGCGGCTGTGCTCATCATCATTTTCATGCTGGCCTTTAGGAATCCGAAGCTGATCCCTTCGGGCCTGCAGAACGTCGTGGAAATGGCGGTCGACTTCGTCCGCCTGCACATCGCGGAGGACATCCTGGGCAAGAAGGAGGGGCGTAGGTTCCTGCCTATCATCGCCGCCATCTTCTTCACCGTGCTGTTCATGAACATCCCGGCTGTCATTCCGGGCATGAACATCTCGCCCAACTCACGTATCGGTATGCCGATCGTGCTGGCGGTCGCCGGCTACATCGCATTCATCTACGCCGGCTCCAAGCGCTATGGATTCGGCAAGTACGTGAAGTCTTCCGTCGTGATTCCTAATCTCCCTCCGCTGCTCCACATCCTCGTGGTGCCGATCGAGATCTTCTCGACGTTCATCTTGCGTCCGGTCACGCTGGCTCTTCGTCTGATGGCGAACTTCCTGGCTGGCCACATCATTCTGGTTCTGCTGTTCTCCGCCACGAACTTCTTCTTCTGGCAGCTGAACGGCTGGACCGCCATGGCGGGTGTGACGACCATCGCCGCGATTCTGTTCACCCTCTATGAGTGCATCATCATCTTCCTGCAGGCGTACATCTTCGCCCTGCTGGTGTCGGTGTACATCGAACTGTCGCTGCATGCGGACTCACACTGA
- a CDS encoding MraY family glycosyltransferase, with translation MDAVGLPLRELGLVILVAAAITFLTTGGIRSLAVRTGQVAEIRTRDVHTQPTPSLGGLAMFSGFLVAVALASQLPALTRGLMPVTPEMTAVLWAAVAIVIVGAVDDLIELDAITKLAGQVGAALLMSLLGLSWTLVFLPFGEGTTVVLDQYWSLAVTTVFAVLLMNAVNFVDGLDGLAAGLGLIAGAAILIFSLTVLHDLGGAVSAYPPAIIAAGLVGICAGILPHNFEPSRIFMGDSGAMLIGLLLAASATSASGKINMSLYGTADIVALMSPLIVVAAAVFVPVLDLVLAVIRRVSKGQSPFAADRMHIHHRLLAIGHTHRRTVLVLYGWVTAVAFGAVSFSIVPPPIAVVVSIVLLVGAAAITVVPVVRDRRARLR, from the coding sequence ATGGATGCGGTGGGACTGCCGCTGCGCGAGCTCGGGTTGGTGATCCTGGTTGCCGCGGCGATCACGTTTTTGACCACCGGCGGCATCCGCTCGCTGGCGGTGCGCACAGGCCAGGTCGCCGAGATCCGCACCCGCGACGTGCATACCCAGCCCACCCCGAGTCTCGGCGGGCTGGCCATGTTCTCCGGCTTCCTCGTCGCCGTGGCGCTCGCGTCCCAACTGCCGGCGCTGACCCGCGGGCTCATGCCAGTGACCCCGGAGATGACCGCGGTGCTGTGGGCCGCCGTGGCGATCGTGATCGTCGGAGCGGTCGATGACTTAATCGAGCTCGACGCCATCACCAAGCTGGCCGGCCAAGTCGGCGCCGCGCTCTTGATGAGCCTTTTGGGCCTGTCCTGGACGCTGGTTTTCTTGCCTTTCGGCGAGGGCACGACGGTGGTGCTCGATCAGTACTGGTCGCTGGCCGTGACCACCGTGTTCGCGGTGTTGCTCATGAACGCCGTCAACTTCGTCGACGGCCTCGACGGACTCGCCGCAGGCCTCGGGCTGATCGCCGGCGCGGCGATCCTCATCTTCTCGCTGACGGTCCTGCACGATCTAGGCGGGGCGGTCAGTGCCTACCCGCCGGCGATCATCGCCGCCGGCTTAGTGGGCATCTGCGCCGGCATCCTGCCGCATAACTTCGAGCCCTCGCGGATCTTCATGGGCGACTCCGGTGCCATGCTCATCGGGCTGCTGCTGGCGGCCAGCGCGACCTCGGCGAGCGGCAAGATCAACATGTCGCTCTACGGCACCGCGGACATCGTGGCCCTCATGAGTCCCCTGATCGTCGTCGCTGCGGCCGTGTTCGTGCCGGTGTTGGACCTCGTGCTCGCCGTCATTCGGCGGGTCTCCAAAGGCCAGAGCCCCTTTGCGGCCGATCGGATGCACATCCATCACCGCCTGCTGGCCATCGGGCACACGCATAGGCGCACCGTCCTCGTGCTCTACGGCTGGGTGACGGCCGTCGCCTTCGGGGCGGTGAGCTTCTCGATCGTCCCGCCGCCCATCGCCGTCGTCGTCAGTATCGTCCTATTGGTGGGGGCAGCGGCCATCACCGTCGTGCCGGTGGTGCGCGATCGCCGGGCGCGGCTGAGGTAG
- a CDS encoding L-threonylcarbamoyladenylate synthase: MSKIYSCAEPADRELGLKMAVDAVRAGRLVVTPTDTVYGLGCDAFDNDAVARLLATKQRGPDMPVPVLVGSWETVQGLVREYSEITRTLVEAFWPGGLSIVVPEAPSLPWNLGDTRGTVMLRMPLHPVAIELLREVGPMAVSSANISGSAPPVTAQQAREQLGRAVSVYLDGGEATIGQPSTIVDVSGASPKILREGAISAERIGEVLGLDPEVVR; this comes from the coding sequence GTGAGCAAGATTTACTCCTGCGCTGAGCCCGCCGACCGTGAACTCGGCCTGAAGATGGCCGTGGACGCGGTCCGTGCGGGGCGTCTCGTCGTCACGCCAACGGATACGGTCTACGGGCTCGGCTGCGACGCCTTCGACAACGACGCGGTCGCCCGGCTGCTCGCGACGAAACAGCGCGGCCCGGACATGCCGGTGCCGGTGCTCGTCGGCTCCTGGGAGACCGTCCAAGGGCTGGTGCGCGAGTACTCGGAGATTACCCGCACGCTCGTCGAGGCGTTCTGGCCGGGCGGGCTGTCCATCGTCGTGCCGGAGGCGCCGAGCCTGCCGTGGAACCTAGGCGATACCCGCGGCACCGTCATGCTGCGCATGCCGCTGCACCCGGTGGCTATCGAGCTGCTGCGCGAGGTCGGGCCGATGGCGGTCTCGAGCGCGAACATCTCCGGCTCCGCGCCGCCGGTGACCGCCCAACAGGCCCGCGAGCAGCTCGGGCGCGCCGTGAGCGTGTATCTCGACGGGGGAGAGGCCACGATTGGTCAGCCCTCGACGATCGTCGACGTCTCGGGTGCTTCCCCCAAGATCCTGAGGGAGGGGGCGATCAGCGCCGAGCGCATTGGTGAAGTTCTGGGCCTTGACCCAGAGGTGGTGCGCTAG
- the prmC gene encoding peptide chain release factor N(5)-glutamine methyltransferase, whose amino-acid sequence MRTLGEALGAAVEKLRDAGVASPEVDARLLAAHLTGAHHLALGKAGEVPAGFDELIRRRAQREPLQHILGEAPFGHLDVAVGPGVFIPRPETEVLADWAVRQLRASSKTSPVVMDLCTGSGAMAQYIASLVPRARVVAVEKQASALDFARRNAPDVTVLEGDVTADILRDYHGRVDLVVSNPPYVPQADDLEPEVYADPHEAVFAGADGMSVIPRMVPLIERLLVPGGLVGIEHDETTAHAVCEVLAAHGFVEVATLKDLAGRPRFATASKLNRTTPARESS is encoded by the coding sequence GTGCGCACCCTCGGTGAGGCGCTGGGCGCGGCCGTCGAAAAGCTTCGCGACGCCGGCGTCGCCTCCCCCGAGGTCGACGCCCGGCTGCTCGCCGCCCACCTCACCGGCGCCCACCACCTAGCGCTGGGTAAGGCCGGCGAGGTGCCCGCGGGTTTCGACGAGCTCATCCGCCGGCGTGCTCAGCGCGAGCCGCTGCAGCACATCCTCGGCGAAGCCCCCTTCGGTCACCTCGATGTCGCCGTCGGGCCGGGGGTGTTCATCCCGCGCCCGGAGACGGAAGTGCTCGCCGACTGGGCGGTGCGCCAGCTGCGCGCGTCTTCGAAGACTTCGCCCGTGGTGATGGATCTGTGCACCGGCAGCGGGGCGATGGCGCAATATATCGCCTCGCTGGTCCCGCGGGCGCGGGTGGTGGCCGTCGAAAAGCAAGCCTCAGCCCTTGACTTCGCGCGACGGAACGCGCCGGATGTCACCGTGCTGGAAGGCGATGTCACCGCCGATATTCTGCGCGACTATCACGGGCGCGTCGATCTCGTGGTGAGCAATCCGCCCTACGTGCCGCAGGCCGACGATCTCGAGCCCGAGGTCTACGCGGATCCGCACGAGGCTGTGTTCGCCGGGGCCGATGGCATGAGCGTGATCCCCAGGATGGTCCCGCTCATCGAGCGCCTGTTGGTGCCCGGTGGGCTGGTGGGCATCGAGCACGACGAGACCACCGCCCACGCTGTGTGTGAGGTGCTTGCCGCGCACGGTTTCGTCGAGGTGGCCACGCTGAAGGACCTGGCAGGTCGGCCGCGGTTCGCCACCGCGAGTAAACTCAACCGGACAACGCCCGCCAGGGAGTCGTCATAG
- the prfA gene encoding peptide chain release factor 1, producing MASEVSLVDDYVSEYEGIEAQMADPSVAGDQDQYRKLSKRYAELQPIIKVNNQLNAAREDLEAAREMAYEDHDFADEAERLEKEVVELEEKLADLLAPRDEHDGDDIIMEIKAGAGGEEAALFAGDLARMYQRYVERHGFIWDVLDESESDLGGVKDLTVSIKSKTPSRDGAWSVFKFEGGVHRVQRVPVTESQGRIQTSAAGVLVYPEPDELEAVEIDDKDIRVDVYRSSGKGGQGVNTTDSAVRITHLPTGLIVTCQKERSQIQNRARAMQVLQARLEQIEREAAEAEAAEDRASQVRTMDRSERIRTYNWPENRINDHRINYKANNLDQVLDGNMDDLLKALQAAERAERLEAES from the coding sequence ATGGCTTCGGAAGTTTCACTTGTCGACGACTACGTCTCCGAATACGAGGGCATCGAGGCCCAGATGGCGGATCCCTCGGTCGCCGGCGACCAGGACCAATACCGCAAGCTCTCGAAGCGCTACGCGGAGCTGCAGCCGATCATCAAGGTCAACAACCAGCTCAACGCCGCCCGCGAGGACCTCGAGGCCGCCCGCGAGATGGCCTATGAGGACCACGACTTCGCCGACGAGGCCGAACGCCTCGAAAAAGAGGTCGTCGAGCTCGAGGAGAAGCTGGCCGACCTGCTCGCCCCGCGCGACGAGCACGACGGCGACGACATCATAATGGAGATCAAGGCCGGCGCCGGCGGCGAGGAAGCCGCCCTGTTCGCCGGGGATCTCGCCCGCATGTACCAGCGCTACGTCGAGCGCCACGGCTTCATCTGGGACGTGCTCGACGAATCCGAGTCCGACCTCGGCGGCGTGAAGGATCTCACCGTCTCCATCAAGTCGAAGACCCCCTCGCGCGACGGCGCGTGGAGCGTGTTCAAGTTCGAAGGCGGCGTCCACCGCGTCCAGCGCGTGCCCGTGACCGAGTCGCAGGGCCGCATCCAGACCTCAGCCGCCGGCGTGCTGGTCTACCCGGAGCCCGACGAGCTCGAGGCCGTCGAGATCGACGACAAGGACATCCGCGTCGATGTCTACCGTTCCTCGGGCAAGGGCGGCCAGGGCGTGAACACGACCGACTCGGCCGTGCGCATCACGCACCTGCCGACCGGATTGATCGTCACGTGTCAGAAGGAGCGCTCGCAGATCCAGAACCGCGCGCGGGCCATGCAGGTGCTGCAGGCGCGCTTAGAGCAGATAGAGCGCGAGGCCGCGGAGGCCGAGGCCGCCGAGGACCGCGCCTCCCAGGTGCGCACCATGGATCGCTCCGAGCGCATCCGCACCTACAACTGGCCGGAAAACCGCATCAACGATCACCGCATCAACTACAAGGCCAACAACCTCGACCAGGTGCTCGACGGCAACATGGACGACCTGCTCAAGGCTCTGCAGGCCGCCGAGCGCGCCGAGCGCCTCGAAGCGGAGTCCTAG
- the rho gene encoding transcription termination factor Rho, translating to MSDTDTQDLSSLKLPELRKIAAEKGLKGVSALRKSALITAIETGKVPPKAKKAAARAAAEEEAAPEKAPEKEQRSEKQPEQDSDQQKDDSGNNDNRNHHRNDDDGGNRGKGRRGRRNRRNRGGDNHNNQGHNNQNNQPDELQDVAGILDVIDNSAAFVRTTGYRSAPADVFVNNNLIKRFGLRSGDAITGQVKMNGGGHTHGNGRNRRKYNQLARVDTVNGLHPEESKKRPEFHKLTPLYPNKRLRLETEPNILTTRVIDLVMPIGKGQRALIVSPPKAGKTTILQNIANAIATNNPECYLMVVLVDERPEEVTDMQRSVRGEVIASTFDRPPSEHTAVAELAIERAKRLVEMGKDVVVLLDSITRLGRAYNNSSPASGRILSGGVDSNALYPPKRFLGAARNIEDGGSLTILATAMVETGSAGDTVIFEEFKGTGNAELKLDRKIAERRVFPAVDVNPSGTRKDELLMPTEEFRIMHKLRRILAALDSQAAIDLLIKQLKKTKSNGEFLMQVASSAPMAGDKDVEEYL from the coding sequence GTGAGCGATACGGACACCCAGGATTTAAGCTCCCTGAAGCTGCCCGAGCTGCGCAAGATCGCGGCTGAAAAGGGACTGAAGGGCGTATCCGCACTGCGCAAGAGTGCGCTGATCACCGCCATCGAGACCGGAAAAGTTCCTCCCAAGGCGAAGAAGGCCGCCGCCCGCGCCGCCGCCGAGGAAGAGGCCGCGCCGGAGAAGGCGCCCGAGAAGGAGCAGCGCTCGGAGAAGCAGCCCGAGCAGGACTCAGATCAGCAGAAGGACGACTCCGGCAACAACGACAACCGTAACCACCACCGCAACGATGACGACGGTGGCAACCGCGGCAAGGGCCGACGCGGCCGTCGTAACCGCCGCAACCGCGGCGGGGATAACCACAACAACCAGGGCCACAACAACCAGAACAACCAGCCGGACGAGCTGCAGGACGTCGCGGGCATCCTCGATGTCATCGATAACTCGGCGGCATTCGTGCGCACCACCGGCTACCGCTCTGCCCCGGCCGATGTGTTCGTCAACAACAACCTGATCAAGCGCTTCGGCCTGCGCTCCGGGGACGCGATCACCGGCCAGGTGAAGATGAACGGCGGCGGACACACCCACGGCAACGGCCGCAACCGCCGCAAGTACAACCAGCTCGCCCGCGTCGATACCGTCAACGGCCTGCACCCGGAGGAGTCGAAGAAGCGCCCGGAGTTCCACAAGCTCACCCCGCTGTACCCGAATAAGCGCCTGCGCCTCGAGACGGAGCCGAACATCCTGACCACGCGCGTGATCGATCTGGTCATGCCGATCGGTAAGGGCCAGCGCGCGCTGATCGTCTCCCCGCCGAAGGCCGGTAAGACGACGATTCTGCAGAACATCGCGAACGCGATCGCCACGAACAACCCCGAGTGCTACCTCATGGTCGTGCTTGTCGACGAGCGCCCCGAAGAGGTCACCGACATGCAGCGCAGCGTGCGCGGCGAGGTCATCGCCTCGACCTTCGATCGCCCGCCGTCAGAGCACACCGCCGTCGCGGAGCTGGCCATCGAGCGCGCGAAGCGTTTGGTCGAGATGGGCAAGGACGTCGTCGTCCTGCTCGACTCGATCACCCGCCTGGGCCGCGCCTACAACAACTCTTCGCCGGCCTCGGGCCGCATCCTCTCCGGTGGTGTCGACTCGAACGCCCTGTACCCGCCGAAGCGTTTCCTGGGTGCGGCGCGCAACATCGAAGACGGCGGCTCGCTGACCATCCTGGCCACCGCCATGGTCGAGACCGGCTCCGCCGGCGACACCGTGATCTTCGAGGAGTTCAAGGGCACCGGCAACGCGGAGCTCAAGCTCGACCGCAAGATCGCCGAGCGCCGCGTCTTCCCGGCTGTCGACGTCAACCCCTCGGGCACCCGCAAGGACGAGCTGCTCATGCCCACCGAGGAGTTCCGCATCATGCACAAGCTGCGGCGCATCCTCGCGGCCCTGGATTCGCAGGCTGCCATCGACCTGCTGATCAAGCAGCTGAAGAAGACGAAGTCCAACGGCGAGTTCCTCATGCAGGTGGCCTCTTCCGCCCCGATGGCCGGGGATAAGGATGTGGAGGAGTACCTGTAA
- a CDS encoding long-chain fatty-acid--CoA ligase, whose translation MLSTMQDIPLSITRILEYGASVHGSTKVTTWTGHGPEETTFHDIAARSAAFAHALQDEFEITGDERVGTLLDNCAEHLEVMFAACCMDAVFTPLNRQLMADQIEHIINHSEMEIIVSDPEYLDLLEEVLAKAPKVRAVALIGQGPMPTEVSGRRVYSYEALLDGRSTRFAWPTQSEQAAAAVCYSTGTTGGAPKGVVYSHRSTYLQAMTLRTTDSLAVTHGDSFLCGVPIYHVLSWGVPFAAFMSGTPLVFPGRFVTPEDLAEIVAATHPRVAHGVPSIWTQLMVHYLHHPPERMSLTEIYVGGSPASTALMKIWEERYGVDIIHVWGMTETSTVGTVARPPSGASVEARQFYRSSQGRFLPALEYRVVNDGEVVATTDRNHGEIQVRGNLVTGSYLEGPPGMYFRGEPVTDGSESFTDDGWLRTGDVGTVTADGFLQVSDRARDIIRSGGEWIYSAQLENIIMEAEAVIECAVIGIPSEKWGERPLAVTVLHEGYPPTEETAEEIRQSVRKQLPNWMVPEYWTFVDHIDKTSVDKFDKKDLREHRDAGRFDIIRLLGPGERRTRRGGREQVE comes from the coding sequence ATGCTCTCGACCATGCAGGACATTCCCCTGTCGATCACCCGCATCCTGGAATACGGGGCGAGCGTCCACGGCTCTACCAAGGTGACCACCTGGACCGGCCACGGCCCGGAGGAGACCACCTTCCACGACATCGCCGCCCGGTCTGCCGCCTTCGCCCACGCCCTGCAAGACGAGTTCGAGATCACCGGGGACGAGCGCGTCGGCACCCTGTTAGATAACTGCGCCGAGCACCTCGAAGTCATGTTCGCCGCCTGCTGCATGGACGCCGTGTTCACCCCGCTCAACCGGCAGCTCATGGCGGACCAGATCGAGCACATCATCAACCACTCGGAGATGGAGATCATCGTCTCCGATCCCGAGTACCTCGACCTTTTAGAAGAAGTCCTCGCCAAAGCCCCAAAGGTGCGGGCGGTGGCGCTCATCGGACAAGGCCCGATGCCGACGGAAGTCTCCGGGCGGCGGGTTTATTCCTACGAGGCGCTTCTCGACGGTCGTTCCACCCGCTTCGCCTGGCCCACCCAATCCGAGCAGGCCGCGGCGGCAGTCTGCTACTCCACCGGCACCACCGGCGGCGCGCCGAAGGGCGTTGTCTACTCGCACCGCTCGACCTACCTGCAGGCGATGACCCTACGCACGACGGACTCCCTGGCCGTCACCCACGGCGATTCTTTTCTCTGCGGGGTGCCCATCTACCACGTCTTAAGCTGGGGCGTTCCCTTCGCGGCGTTCATGTCGGGCACTCCCCTGGTGTTTCCGGGGCGTTTTGTCACCCCGGAGGACCTCGCCGAGATCGTCGCCGCCACCCACCCGCGGGTGGCCCACGGGGTGCCGAGCATCTGGACCCAGCTCATGGTCCACTACCTGCATCACCCGCCGGAGCGGATGTCGCTGACCGAGATCTACGTCGGCGGCTCGCCGGCGTCGACGGCGCTGATGAAGATCTGGGAGGAGCGCTACGGCGTCGACATCATCCACGTCTGGGGGATGACGGAAACCTCGACCGTCGGCACCGTCGCCCGCCCGCCGTCCGGGGCCTCCGTCGAGGCGCGCCAGTTCTACCGCTCCTCGCAGGGCCGTTTTCTGCCCGCGCTGGAGTACCGGGTGGTCAACGACGGCGAGGTCGTGGCCACCACCGACCGCAACCACGGCGAGATCCAGGTGCGCGGCAACCTGGTCACCGGCTCCTACCTCGAGGGCCCTCCAGGCATGTACTTCCGCGGCGAGCCGGTGACCGACGGCTCCGAGAGCTTTACCGACGACGGCTGGTTGCGCACCGGCGACGTCGGCACCGTCACTGCCGACGGCTTCCTGCAGGTCTCCGACCGGGCCCGCGACATCATCCGCTCCGGTGGCGAGTGGATCTACTCGGCGCAGCTGGAGAACATCATCATGGAGGCTGAGGCGGTGATCGAGTGCGCCGTCATCGGCATCCCCTCCGAGAAGTGGGGCGAGCGCCCGCTGGCCGTCACCGTCTTGCACGAGGGCTATCCCCCAACCGAGGAGACGGCCGAGGAGATCCGGCAGAGCGTACGCAAGCAGCTACCGAACTGGATGGTGCCAGAATACTGGACGTTCGTCGATCACATCGACAAGACCAGCGTAGATAAGTTCGACAAGAAGGATCTGCGCGAACACCGCGACGCCGGGAGATTCGACATCATCCGGCTGCTGGGCCCGGGCGAGCGCCGCACCCGCCGCGGCGGCCGTGAGCAGGTCGAATAA
- the moaA gene encoding GTP 3',8-cyclase MoaA: protein MSNTTIPLTLSPVRPQITIPEDLLRPAADGSRTLADTYGRVARDLRVSLTDRCNLRCTYCMPAEGLDWLPKDKVLTDEEITRLITLGVEKLGIRQVRFTGGEPLMRRSLEKIIAHTKSLKTDEGQAPQTAITTNGLGLAKRAQKLADAGLDRVNISLDTIDKKAYAKLTRRDRLDDVIDAIETSLEVGLQPVKINAVIMPGFNDQDIVKLARFCLEKGTQLRFIEQMPLGPPSQWDRSEMVTAEDILDELRTQFELTPVDKPRGSSPAALWKADDGHGLRGEIGVIASVTHSFCGDCDRTRLTADGAIRNCLFASADQEFSVRDKLRDGSSDDEIATVWAAAMWAKLPGHAINDPGFLQPDRPMAAIGG from the coding sequence ATGAGTAATACGACCATCCCCTTGACCCTGTCGCCCGTTCGCCCGCAGATCACGATCCCGGAGGATCTGCTGCGCCCGGCCGCCGACGGTTCCCGCACGCTGGCGGACACCTACGGTCGCGTCGCCCGCGACCTGCGCGTGAGCCTCACCGACCGCTGCAACCTGCGCTGCACCTACTGCATGCCCGCAGAAGGCCTCGACTGGTTGCCGAAGGACAAGGTGCTCACCGACGAGGAGATAACCCGGCTCATCACGCTCGGGGTGGAAAAGCTCGGCATCCGGCAGGTGCGTTTCACCGGCGGCGAGCCGCTGATGCGCCGCTCCCTGGAGAAGATCATCGCGCACACCAAGTCGCTGAAAACCGACGAGGGCCAAGCGCCGCAGACCGCGATCACCACCAACGGGCTGGGACTGGCCAAGCGCGCCCAGAAGCTGGCCGACGCCGGCCTAGACCGCGTGAACATCTCGCTGGATACGATCGACAAGAAGGCTTATGCGAAGCTCACCCGCCGCGATCGCCTCGATGATGTCATCGACGCCATCGAGACCTCGCTTGAAGTCGGCCTGCAGCCGGTGAAGATCAACGCGGTGATCATGCCGGGCTTCAACGACCAAGACATCGTCAAACTCGCCCGCTTCTGCCTTGAGAAGGGCACCCAGCTGCGTTTCATCGAGCAGATGCCGCTTGGCCCGCCGTCGCAGTGGGACCGCTCCGAGATGGTCACCGCCGAGGACATCCTTGACGAATTGCGCACGCAGTTCGAGCTCACGCCCGTCGATAAGCCCCGCGGTTCCTCCCCGGCCGCCCTGTGGAAAGCCGATGATGGCCACGGCCTGCGCGGCGAGATCGGCGTGATCGCCAGCGTCACCCACTCGTTCTGCGGTGACTGCGACCGCACCCGGCTCACGGCCGACGGCGCCATCCGCAACTGCCTGTTCGCCTCGGCCGACCAGGAGTTCTCCGTGCGCGATAAGCTGCGCGACGGTTCGAGCGACGACGAGATCGCCACCGTCTGGGCCGCCGCGATGTGGGCGAAGCTGCCTGGCCACGCCATCAACGACCCCGGCTTCCTCCAGCCCGACCGCCCGATGGCGGCGATCGGTGGATAG
- the glp gene encoding gephyrin-like molybdotransferase Glp, translating into MPEIRPIAGHQRFISELVSPLAPVSSAPRTGVVLAAPAITEVAVPPFSNSAMDGFLVRTEDLAGLPEPPVTLRVDGDIPAGSGPRTVAPGTAVRIMTGGPTGEDHDGLRVVPVENTDMTPGPGELPREVTIYEEPKKAHIRPRGDNLRAGDEVAAAGTLIDAGALAALVSAGITEISYHPAPVVAVISSGNELVEPGSELSPGLLYDSNKPMVAALAEANGAGEVHTFHAGDTDAEFEEVLHTATRVADLVVTTGGVSKGAYDVVKAVGTRLGVWFGPVAMKPGGPQGAGRVDGVPLICLPGNPVAAYCGFQMFVVPALLKLAGTGDRRGRVVVKTDGQFPPARPHQALLCPVRVDFAGDIRATPFHRRATGSHLVGSLSGTNGLAVIEPGSGPEDPVEILLTNA; encoded by the coding sequence ATGCCCGAGATACGCCCGATCGCAGGCCACCAGCGCTTCATCAGCGAGCTGGTCTCTCCCCTCGCCCCGGTAAGCTCCGCGCCGCGCACCGGGGTGGTCTTGGCCGCCCCCGCGATCACTGAGGTAGCTGTCCCGCCGTTTTCGAACTCGGCGATGGACGGCTTCTTGGTGCGCACCGAGGACCTCGCAGGCCTTCCCGAGCCCCCCGTCACCTTGCGTGTCGACGGCGACATCCCCGCCGGTTCCGGTCCCCGCACCGTGGCGCCGGGCACGGCGGTGCGGATCATGACCGGCGGGCCGACCGGCGAAGACCACGATGGCCTCAGGGTGGTGCCCGTCGAAAACACCGACATGACCCCCGGGCCGGGTGAGCTTCCGCGGGAGGTCACCATTTATGAGGAGCCGAAGAAGGCACATATCCGTCCGCGCGGCGATAACCTGCGCGCCGGCGACGAGGTGGCGGCCGCAGGCACCCTGATCGATGCCGGGGCGCTCGCCGCGTTAGTCTCCGCCGGCATCACCGAGATCTCCTATCACCCCGCGCCGGTTGTCGCCGTGATCTCTTCGGGCAACGAGCTCGTTGAGCCCGGTAGCGAGCTTTCCCCCGGCCTGCTCTATGACTCCAACAAGCCGATGGTCGCCGCCCTCGCGGAGGCCAACGGCGCCGGCGAGGTACACACCTTCCACGCCGGGGATACCGACGCCGAGTTCGAGGAGGTTCTGCATACGGCCACCCGCGTCGCGGATCTCGTGGTCACCACCGGCGGGGTCTCGAAGGGCGCGTATGACGTGGTGAAGGCCGTCGGCACCCGGCTGGGCGTCTGGTTCGGGCCGGTAGCCATGAAACCCGGCGGCCCGCAGGGCGCCGGCAGAGTCGACGGGGTGCCGCTGATCTGCCTGCCGGGAAACCCCGTGGCCGCCTACTGCGGTTTCCAGATGTTCGTGGTACCCGCGCTGCTAAAGCTGGCGGGCACCGGTGATCGGCGCGGGCGTGTCGTCGTAAAGACCGACGGCCAGTTCCCGCCGGCGCGTCCCCACCAGGCGCTGCTGTGCCCCGTGCGCGTGGACTTCGCCGGGGATATCCGCGCCACCCCGTTTCACCGGCGTGCGACGGGGTCGCATCTGGTGGGATCGCTCTCCGGCACCAATGGCCTCGCTGTGATTGAGCCAGGCAGCGGGCCGGAGGATCCCGTCGAGATCCTGCTTACCAACGCGTAG
- the moaC gene encoding cyclic pyranopterin monophosphate synthase MoaC: MQLPHLNDAGQAYMVDVTEKNPTVRSATAVGDVACSPEIMTALKDGTVPKGDVLAVARVAGIAAAKKVPDLLPLAHTIGVHGASVELELHDDHVAITATVRTADRTGVEMEALTAVNVAALAVIDMVKGVDRSAYIRRAGITAKSGGRSGDWSRELPDA, translated from the coding sequence GTGCAGCTTCCCCACCTCAACGACGCCGGCCAGGCCTACATGGTCGATGTCACCGAGAAGAACCCGACCGTGCGCTCGGCGACCGCCGTCGGCGACGTCGCCTGCTCGCCGGAGATTATGACCGCGCTCAAAGACGGCACCGTCCCCAAAGGCGACGTGCTGGCCGTGGCCCGCGTGGCCGGGATCGCGGCGGCGAAGAAGGTGCCGGATCTTTTGCCGCTGGCCCACACCATCGGCGTCCACGGGGCGTCTGTGGAGCTAGAGCTTCACGACGACCACGTCGCCATCACCGCCACCGTCCGCACCGCCGATCGCACCGGCGTGGAGATGGAGGCGCTCACCGCCGTCAACGTCGCCGCGCTCGCGGTGATCGACATGGTCAAGGGCGTCGATCGCTCCGCGTATATCCGCCGCGCCGGCATCACGGCGAAATCGGGCGGGCGTTCCGGCGACTGGTCGCGGGAGCTGCCGGATGCCTAG